The genomic DNA TGGTTGTTCAATGTTACCCTGGGTTTCTTCGCAATGGTGCCATTTTGCCGTAACCGTGATAGACAGTTGTCAGTAAGGTGAAAGGCTTCTCTTCGCAATAGGTTTGGTTGACGAAGGGTATTTTCGTCGGGATTTCAATCGTTTCATCCACTTCGTTCCACAAAGGATCGGGATAAACGGGGTGCGAGGTGTAGAAGCCGTTGATCTGCAAACGGTCGCCGTATTTCTGAAACTTATTCGGCTTGATTTTACTAGCCGACATAGTGTAGCCCGGAGCCTTCGAGTGAATGGTCATATCGGAGAGTTCGTAGTCGTAAAACGGTGGATAGTCCTCATCGTGATCAATGTTTGCACTTCCCATGAAGGTTAGAACAAAGTTATCCATTGCTCTGACTAAGCGGGAAGATCCCTCTTCGCTCGGATCCAGTTGAACCGATTTCCAGCCGTCCACGTTTTGTTGCGAATCCGTCAAAGGCGAACTCACCACCGGCAAAATGGTCTGTGAAAAAGAAGTCGTGAGAACATGTCCAAATGGCTCTTTGCCTCTTTTTCTTATCTTACAAATCGTCTGGATAGATATTTGGCCCGTTCATTGATCTTCACATTAGCTTTGCCAATGAGTTTGGCGCTCACGCTGAAAGCCTTCTTTTGTGCAATAAAGtcctttttctgttgcaaGGTCCTTGGGAAATTGGATTCAAAAGATATGCTGGTCGTCCAATCAGTCAAGTTGTCAGCGTTCAAAGCTCCGGTCTCTAGGGAACTGTTCTCCGTAGCATATTTTTCCACCACGAATCCGGCCGCAGCAGCCTGAGAGGGAACTTCCAGGTCGACTTTGTCCATCATCTCAAACCATTCCTCGGACGACACATCTTCGAACTGAGCCACTAGAAGTGAAGAGCATAAATGTAAAGACAAAGATCCACGGCTTGCTCTACTTCAGAGTGTTTGATATGAATGCTGAATTCGTAATACATAGATAGATACTTACTGTAGCCTCCCAAGAAGTACAATGATTCATCGTGAGTGCGGTTGATTTCCAACTTGCGGGTCCAAATCGATAACTCATCAAAAGCCACGGATTGACCCCGGAAGTAGCGGAAAGTCAAATCGTCTGAATTTCGATGACATCCAATGAGGATAATTGGTGCGTCCATGGGTCCTCCCTTCCATGTTCCATCTGGGGTCAAGACTCTACCCTCCGCCCAAGAACCAAGATCGTTGGCGGTCTCATTCACACCTGGCCTCTCCATGGGTAGAACGGAATGTCCCACCTTCATGGCATTCACAAACAGTTCCAGCCCCCCTCGCTCTGAGTAGGGTAAGGTGGGATCATTGCTATGAACTTCCCATCGAACGCCGATGTTGCTCCAAGTTTCGTTTTCCAATTGTCCCTTGACTCGAAGCTCCCAAACGTCAACACCCGTGCTCAACACCGCCACCAGATCCATGCCTTGATGATACAGAGCGAATCCCGGGTAGGACTTTTTCGTGGTCAAATCATAATCCCCACCTGTGAGAATTGAACTCCTGTAGTAATGCttacttttgaaataatgaaatgcattttttattatAGTTTCAACTAGCTTACTGATGATTTCTTGTACTTTTTAGTCTTTACATAAGTAGTGTTAGCTCACCTGTGCTCAGAATGTAGTGTTTGTCATGGGTTCGATGTACGTTGAGCACCTCCTCTTTATAGGAGACCTTCTCCCAtatggagaaagagaggccCTTGGTGCAGTTTGCGGGATGCTTGATGCAATGATCCCTTGGCTTGTCAAAGCTTGATTTGATCAAGCACTGGAACAAAACACACTCATATGGTTCCCATTTCCCATTTGAAGCCTTGTGTGTCCCATTACCTCATCATTGGTTATCTTGGTGGCCTCCTCGAATCCCCAAGGACCTTTGCCAATTTGAGGCCCCTCAGGGATGACTTGTCCAGCACGACCCACCAAAACATTGGTGTTTTCAGCGCTAACCACTGCCCAATGATAATCCGTTGTTTCCTCATATTTCACGGCTAgacacaaaaaagaaacaaaatagTTGGGACTCTTaggaatttgaaatggaaatagaCGAGTTACTTACTAAACGGAGGTAGCTCGGGGAGAAGAATCCGTCCCGGTAGAATCGGAATGGAACCTGAAATTTATCTGCAGCGCAAACACACCCCAATTAGTTACATCCCATATTTCTAGCTCGCTCTTTCCAACTGATCCCCGAAAGGCTTCGACACTGCCGAAACAGTTTGTGCATCTTTGCGCCActcaaataaaagaaatcaCACACCAAACACAAAATGCTAACCAATAATATTATACGGAATGGTAGTATCGATATTAAGTCAAGTCTTAATAGACGTGTCTAAATCAAGGAGCATGCGTGAGTGCTAATCCATTTCTGGATCAGAACTGCTCGAGACCGCTAAAATTGTCGGAGAATGTAAGCCCTCGTGACCGATCGCTGTTTTTTCTTGGTTGCTTGGACACCTTCGTTTCGTCCGAGTAACCCTCAAGTTCGTTGACAGTGGAGAGAGgaatcttctttttgtttactCCTTAATTCATTTCGTTCTCAGGGCTCTTCTTCCCTTTGTGATTATGATATGACGAAACTTGGGAAGGCGAGAACTTGACTCTCTTCGGAAAGGCCGTCAATTTTGTTGACTTCGATTCGAGCAATCGATTTAGGCAAGTTATAAAAGCGAAGTGTGCAAGGGGAGGAATTGACAACAGTGTTGGAAAATCATGTGCATGCTTGCTTATCATTTCTCATCAAAGCCGAGTCATTTTCCCAACGATATTGAGTTTCATGATCTATGCCACAACACCCACTTGAAATCTCATGTGTCCTCTTTGACTCATAAAATTcagaaaatgtttgaattttcACTCGTGCTGTATGCTTTTAGTATTGCTCATTTCCTCGCATGTAATTGAAATCTCACCCACCATAAAGGTGTCATTCACgaagttatctttttgttgtcttttgcCCTCTTCAAGTTGATCAAAATCATAAGAAAATTGAGGGTGCACTTTAAACagtgtttgaaaagttttgtgAAGTTTCCAaggagtttaggagcaacagctcattgctctaacgatgagtctgttgagttgacaaggtcagtcaatttgatcaattagatgatcttgtagtcacagatcaagatgctttagaggccatcagggacttaaagttttcaagttctcctggtcctgatggtgtgacatctcagtttctaatgagatgctcactggttcttgctcttgttcgCTCCgcagtaactataggccgatttctctcacttcgaatattgcgaaggtgtttgagaagatcaagaagttcaaacttgttgaacttctttatattcataaagaccttcctcctagccagcacgggttccgagcacattttagcacggtcaCCCAAcaaattgagcatttagagcaggtaattgagggactggaaaggcatgagccagttgatgtagtctatctcgactttacGAATCGTATTGTACTCGTATGTAGGTATTGTATATTGAACGACGCCGTTCACATGAactaaaatatttggtccGAAATATTACACCCCTGTTCCGTCCCACTCAAGTCGGTAAAAAGGCCGGCGGTTTAGGTGTTGCAGTATATCCTTATCTATAATCATCAATACGTTTGCGGTTAGTCTTATTTGATGTTGCCAACTACCGACAAATCGATTGGTCAGTTGCAAAAGTGAACGGGCAAATCAAGTTCTGTTCAATATGCGATCGTTCAGTACCCAGTGTTTCACTTTGCTTTGGCTGTGCCATGGCACGGTTTTGGGGACGTTGGCGGCCAAATGCTCATTGCCCAACTTACCCCAGTCATTCTCGGCCTCCATGCAATATAACGCCAACCTCATGGAACGAGGCCGTCGAGAAAAAGGACATGGTCGAGATGACCCACCCACCTATGAGGGTGTTTCGAGAGGCATTCAAGAGACCTGTTTGCGTACTGAGAAGGCCCGAATCGAATACATTTCAGGTACTTGACATTAATCAGAATCTCTTTGGtatatacatatacatatGTATAATCTTTCAACGACTTCTAAGAGTACAACTATAATGATGGGGCTGTTTTGGTGACCAACGACAACATCATCTGGAACCCAGATATTGGTGGAATCAATAACTTCCTTCATGTCAATACGATCAAGGAAGAGAATGATAAAGGAGGTACTATCAAGTTCTTGAAATATCGAGATTCTACGGGTATCCTAAAATTGGAATATCTCAATTTCAGTGGCAGTTTGCCGGGCAGACACGATTCCAGATGATCCCATTATACGATTTGCTTTCGGCTTAGACCCCGAAAATCCCAGTAAGTTGTGCCAAATGAAGATTGAAATGATAGTTTGCCTGCACATGGTTGTGTCCACATTAGCTAACATTATTGCAAAATTCGTAATCTTACTTTTTGTTTATCTCCATAGCTTTTCCAAGTCTTGTCTTGTCCGCATGCTTCATTTTGGACCGGGTCAGAATTACACTTGTGACGGGCCCGTTGAGCCCGTGGATGGAATCCCTGTTGTGAAATATACGGGTTTTATGGAGAACACGGATGTTTCAGCCAAACTTCAGATAGAATATTTTTGGTCTGGTGCgtaagacaaagaaaaacttttaTCTAAAACGGTATAGCTGAATTGGTGGTTGCGTTTTCAGATGCGGCGCTGTGGCAAGGGACGGCAGGACTCAACCGCTCGATGCCCGTGCAAGCCCGGATTACAGGTACGGGTGATTTCAGTGGAACTCATGAGGGTGTGGAGACTGTGGACGTGACTGTGAGCTTCAGCGAATATCTAGCCGTTGAAGAAGATCTGGACGCGTTTCTTCCGCCAAGAGATATCTATTGTGAAAAAAGAGAAGCCACTCTAAAATTGCCCGAGCTCCCAAGAGCCTTCCATTACAATGCCGAGCTCATCTACTTCTTCTCAAACGAGGATGGTAGCGTTAGAGAGTTTATAATTTCCCCGAGACAAGTAAGCCAAACTAGAACCTTAAGAACCACAGACATGAAAGTACGTCTCATTCTTTGAATGTTCATCAAATCAGGAGTGGTATGATTATGCTGCAAAAATTACCCGCTCCGACTACAAACCCGTTGATCCTAGCAATCCCAACAACCCATTCGATGGAGCCACGGGCTTTGTTTCCGAGGTCAAGGATTTCACCTCAGGCAAGTAGTGCATTTTGGCCCGCAtaatgtacgagtacgtaaATACTGTAAACAAGACAAAGTCAACGtttcaacaaaaatcaaaagcaagTCAGAGCATCGAAATTTGTCGATATAACACTTCAAGCATCCCATTGACAGGCATTTCGTATGTGACAAGATTGGACTCTGGAGAGTGCCATCTTCGAAAAATTTCGTCCGAACAAGGCAGTGACATCACCCATAATGAAGATGGTACCATCTCGATGACAGATCCCTTCGAATATTGGAACTATGATGACTTGAGTTTTGCCTCTAATGGTGTAGTGAGTACTTCCACCCCCATTTGAGTAGCGTCCCCAATCATTCATATAGGGTGTTCCCAAACTTAATCCCTGATTGCAGTTCGATGAGCGTGGCATCCGCGCTGAATTCTACGTGTCCGACTTGATCCCAGGCCAGGTGATTGACGGAATTCAGTTCAACCGAACTCAAATTTTTGCTCTAACCACGGGACTATATCTTACCGAAGGTGGCTCAGAGCTGGAATTCATCGTCCCCGTTAGGATAGAAACCTATCCCATGGAGGTAATAAAACATCATGAGTCTTGAAATTATCCAACTGTCGACCCATTTGTACCTTGGCCATAACTAGGAGTACTGGAACCTTAAGACCAGATTGGTCTACAACATCATgggatttgaatattttctgcCAGACTTCAATACCTATGACATCTCGGCCTGCTTTGAGGACAAGGCCATGGACCATCGTCTGATTCGCATTGGATGGAGCGAGGAAATGGACGTGAAGAGTGGTGTAAAGATTATCCGTGACGAGATTCGCACTCAGGCCTCTATTGGTGCCCAAGTATCTTTGATCCGAATCCAAAATATTGAGGTGAGATCCATCACAAAGTTTAAAGGGTGGTACACCATCAACCATGATCACGGAGCACGTTTTTATCTTTAATGGGTTCGTTTATCCATTAGATCAATCtggaaaaggaaaacaaagcTATCGTGGCCATTTTCACTCTGGTGGATTACCCCAGAGATGAATTTGGAGAACCCAGTGACGATCTGCCTCCAGAGGTCACCTTACCGCTTTCATCGGCCGTCGAGAATCTACGCCAATATATTCAAGACGACAAGTTCGTGATTGAGATCCCTGTTATGGAAGACAAGGTACTGTTTGGGTAGAATCTAAAGCAATTCGTGTCTTCTGACttaaaaagcatctttttggCTACTTAGTCAGGACAAGTGGTCAGTGCTCGGGCTGATTCGAACGTGTTCGAAGCTGTGGATCGAGCTGATGGTAATTCAAATGATGGAAGCAAGAAGAGATATTCTCCGGGTAAGATGGAGTTGTTTGTGAGTGTCTGGGGATGTATTCTTTTATGAAGGAAGCCTCAAAGAATGTCCAACATACAAATTGTCGCTTTCACCACCTGTGGCTCTCATTCATTTGCTATATACTTGGAAGACAAACGCACAATCGAAGAAATTTACCTTTCGGTCTTGGCAATTGGCTTATTTCTATCAATATACattctttgtttcttctttttggccttcaGGTGCAATGGCAGGGTTGGCCTTTGGCATGTTGATTTTGGGAGCTCTCCTCGTAGTCGGAGTGATGCGTTTCTATTTGAAATGGTATGTGTGAGCACCAAGCGAGTTCtagaaaaacattaaaaacttcattttgtttAATCCATGTTGGCTCTTTTATTCGCAGGTGAGATGTTTGGTTTGGCCGTTGGTATGATCATTTTAGGGGGACTGTTAGGCGGGATGATCTATCATTTTGCCTTCCGTAAGAAACAGCTACCTGATCTGTTCAATTCATCCACATCAAGCATCAGAGGTTATGACAATCCATTGAAAGACGTTCAAGACATTTCCTAAAAAGTGCGGTCTGCTTGGCGAGGAACGCCAAATCATCTTGTTTCACACGCCTCCCTTTCGATTTTGATCCCTTGATTGTAAACTCATCAATATTCAGAATGCATGAGCCATCAGCATCTTTGCACCTAACCCATACCACCCTCACACGTGCTCAATAGCCTCCCAAGGGTGTCACACGAGTGAGTCGGAGCTTATGGATTAGGTGTAAATATTTCCGTTCATGTTTACCCCCTCATTGTCATTCATACTTATGATTAATATGTCAATTTTTAAATATACCTAGAAGACATCCTTTACCTTCCTCTGAGCGCAATATATGGCCATGTCTCTGGCCCTGGACCTACATATTGGTAGAGGATCGTTATTGGACCCAAAATGGTGTCGGCCAAAGGCCACTAGGGTCGTTGAAAAGTTTTCGAAAAATATGATCGTCACTTTATCATCATGACTGCGAATGGACCCATTGATGAGGAGATCACGACGAACAAGCCCGAGTGGGACAACGGCAAACACccatttggaacaagaggatGAGAGGACGTAGAAGGGAAGAATACCCAGGCaaagactgactgactgacggtCCTCGCCTTGGTCTCCCTCCCCCTTTGCGTAGTAGCAATGGTAGTCGTGGTgttggtggtagtagtagtagtggtagtgagGCCAGTCTTATGCTCCATGTTCCCCATTTGTGGGTCGGTCCTTACACATGGGCCAAGGGGAAAGGAAAACTAGCAATGAACACTCACGAAGACAATTAGACTAGATTCTCGTATGTGTTATTTTGCCCCGCTGTTGGTTGTATTCAAATAATAAATTCAGGCTCACGACTTGGAATTGATGTTTAAGCAAatgatgacatatttttcaccTCCATTATACTTAACCAGGTTTGATCGGGACAACTCATCTCAACTTCCGGTGTGGCGTCGTTCTATTGCGATGAAAAATAATGGGGTCGGGGAAGTTTCAACGGTCAAGATATGACCATTTAAGGCGGAGGAAGGGTGAATTTAGCAGAACAAAATTGCTTGCGAACCATTCTTGGTTCAACCGTTGCTGACAGCGATGGGTTTGGGTTTCAAATGGCTTTAGTGCGGGAGAGAATGAGATTCGAATTCAAATCATTACTCATGTTTTGCCTCAACCTTCTGCGGTTCAATGGAAGCAGAGTGCATGAAGTCAAAAGAATACCAACACCAGATACTCCTCGATCCTTGACACATCATCAGTCATTGGGGTGTTCTTGTTCATATGAGAGAGAAGTGGAGCCCCGTAATATTCGAAAAGCGTCTCACTTGGGTGGTCAAGAATGATTATCCATCAATCctatattttcattgatagTGTGGTAGCAAACATTGATGGAAgacaaagcttttgacaagACAGACAAAAAACTTGCCCATCTGTTTAGGAGCGGTTGCTCATTAGTTTGGAAGAATAGCTCATAAATGTTCACGCTTGAGAAGTTCATATGTTTGAGGGACAGATACTACTACTGACTTCAAGTTGCTCGTGAGAGATTTCTAAGTAGCATTATCTACGATAAGTGGATCATTTTGAGGGAACAATGGAAGTGTTTCAACTTCTTCCTTGTTTCAAGTGGACACTTCAAAGTAGAAACTAAACTTCCCGTCCTTCCTTCTCAGAGCGTCCATTGTCCTTTTTCCGGGCCCAGATCTCGCTTTCTAATCACTCATATGTGGAGTCATTGCTTTAACATTTCTAAAATAATTAACATAAAGCAATCCAATGCATTTATCAACACAGATTTCGTCAATGGTGATAGCTCGACTGtgcacaaaaaatatttgcacacATTTTTGATCGAATATCTGCACTTTTTACGCGTTAATATCAATCAATATACAACGTATATTTATTTGCTCGTTGGTTAGACCTCTGGTAAAGATTGGGAGCAGACACCGTGATCCCctaaaatgtttgaattggACGGAATCGATCCCTTGATCTGTTCGGGATTACATTGTAAACCATTTTGTTGGAACTCCTCAGAGTGCAAACAAGGTCGCGACTACTGCGCAAGTGCATGGGAACACCAAGTCCCATTAACCGGGAATGTTGCTTCCAAAGACGGTTGAGAGAGGGAAAAGTTCCGTCGTCCGTGTTTTTCCTTCCCGTTGTTCGCTTTCGAAAAAGGCGAGATTGACAAGAAAACACAAGACCATAATACTTCAATCTTCTCCCAAACTCGAAAACATCAACGCTCACAGAAGAGTTACTGGATAATAAGGTAAGAGAATGTCATTTGAATTGTAATTATGTCTTTCTATTTCAACCGTTAAAGGCCAAAATGAAATAGCTATCAAATGTGGTCACGGCTAGGCcgacaattgaaaaaaagcatatGAAGTAATATTGATTCAGTTATGCCGTCAACCATCATATGGAACAAAACAGCACTTCAAAAGAATATAAAAAGAAGACTTTTGATTTTCGATTTGCATCCACATTTTCTTCTGCATTTTGCTCTACTTTACTTCAAAACTCATTGAATTTATTCGAGTCATTTCGGCTACGTGACAACTGCACATACGGTATACGATTGGAAATTATTACACGGTATGCGATTGATTGGAAATTATTGCACTGAATATAATTGGATAATACTAACAACTAAGAGAGTACACAAGTTGCAAACAATTCAATTGTTGCTTCACATCCTATTTGCTCTTTGGAGTTCATTTCTATGGATATTGCAGTGAACGGAAAAAATAACTGttgggattgaaaatgaatttggacGCATAATTTTTTCCGCCACATCAgtcttatcattttttttaaactcgttttttttaaactctaTGCCACCAGTAGTAACCATAGCTCAACATAGCATCCATTGGGATGTTTTTAGGGTCAGAAATTTCTTCTTTGGCTTCCGATTTTTATCGTTAATAGCTTCTAAAGCTTAGTTGGGAGCAGAGAAGGCATTCAAGTCTTCCTTGACCTTAAACATGCAATCGAATCTGCTCCTTGACAAGTTATGTCTACCTCGTGAGTGAAATAGTATTCATATTTAGTACTAGATTTAAGCTTTCTTTTTCACATCACATTCTTATCATTATCTGTCCCTTCCTTCACACACGTATAAGTTATCGTCACATTTGGCCCCTTTAAAACGACATTTTACTCTTTTAAAAATCACGTTCAAATCTACTCTCTAACAATGAATGTAATCTTGCATCAAATTGTATGCATACATAGTTCATACTCACAATCAGCTCCTCGTGTTGTGACTCTAAGATGATCTTGCTGCTGGGGAATTACGGAGTCCCAACGCAATTCCATTTGTTAATAGCCGCGCTGTCGATGGTCCTAAAGTCACATCACAACCCCATTCTGCACTAATGTGGAGAGAGCAGATAAAAAATAAGTCCCTGCGGAATGGCCTAGTATGGTCAAAATAGGCCAAGACTTTTAATCATTTCTTTGGGAAATGCAGTGCATCAGAAAGAGCTCGTTGACCCAAGACCGTTAGGGTTCTCGCGTCTCGAAATGCTTCGACGAACGGTTTTTTATGGTGATGTTAAATTGTATTCTTAAAATTTCACCAAGAACTGACAGACGAACAACGGCacacaatggcaaaaatgaagCATACGTAATTTTAGTTTCCCTTCCACATTGATTGCTTGTGGTATTGGATCCTATTGAAGCTTGCCTAAGATCCAATGGACTTTTGGAGTCTCATGCTTACACAAACGCGAGTTCTTTTTTAATTGTCTTACCTTGAACGTTACCCAcaatgagcatccgctcagTATTTTTggcagtgtattttcataccggttaacgtccaagcctctGCCTCCGAAGtaatagctttaaaaaaacaggcctctggttAGTCACAAAGTTAGGTCCAAAATTGGTCGGCCGCGTGTAAGTTGTAACTGACTCGGCGATTACAGTAAAACTAGTTGATGGTGAGATTGTGAGGCGATTCTTCAGTAAATGTAGGGAGCGCCATCTAAGGGTTTGGTGTTCTCTAACAATGAAGATGGAGTTTATTTTGTATCCATATCCGACAAAACTATCTCACTCTTGGGAACATCCCTTGGCTGAAACAGAACATGGAGACTGGATTCAGATTCACTAAACACAGACAGTCGCTGGTCAATCAGAAGAGAGTACCTCAATGGAGCCAGAGCTTTAGATGGAACGGAAACATTTTCGCTTTATAAGAAAAGACCATAAACGCAAGTAGGTGAGTTCGGCACACTTTAGAATCAATGGGGCCTTTTCTTTAAGAATGATCTTTGCCCACCCTCCTCGTCAATCATGTCGATGTTTGTCTGTGCGGCCAATGAGAAATCATCaagcaatgaaaaagaacGGAAAATGGCGCCAATGGTCGATTGTTTGAGTGACAAGAGATATCAGTTCTGAGCCTCATGAAGGTTGTGACCTCAATCAAGAGCTACCTTGGAAAATGCTGTCTATTGGTGCTCCGTTAATCCAAATTTGGTGCCTAACGATTGAGGACGGAAAGTTGCTGAAAGTGAATAATACCTCTTTCTGCAAAATATATTATCTCACATAGCTGGCCCCAAGagaaaacccaaaatatgtggCAACTAGTCCATCGTCGTAGCCTTGTTCTTTAATAGAGTTAACTAAAACACTTTGTGTTAGTGTACTGTACCTTAGACAATAAAAGCTATAATAACAATCCGACCTTAGTAGGGTATAGTCGTGGCGCAGAAGTTGATTATTCGCTTGCAATTCACAATACTCCAAGGTCCGTTGGATCGAATCCCAGAAATATCGAGCAGTGGTAAAACTGGGCAAATTTTGGATGGAATCAGGAGgagaaatatgaaattttAATGAACTGGATTTCTCCTCATGGTCCTGCAAATACTTTGTGTGACTCACCAAAAAAAGGCCACGATTTCACGCCTGAAATTAACACTTGAAATCTTGGAGTTCCGTCAGATCTTCATTCATCTATTCACTTGTTTCAGATTAGTTTGAGAAAATGAGCTCTGTGAATAGGACAGATCTTCAACAAAATTGGAGATATCTTCAAAGTACAACGAGGAACGAAACCTGTGCGGATAATTACAAGCTAAATCCTGGAATGGAACAACCCTCAACCTCGAAATANCTTTTTGGATAGCAATAGTTCAAGACCAACacacaagttttcaaattcagatctTATTAAGTACTCTGCACTAAATTCAAGTTTAACAGAAGAGTGNNNNNNNNNNNNNNNNNNNNNNNNNNNNNNNNNNNNTGCGTTCTCGTGAAGTAAGACCCTGAAGAActgctcttttttttacaatttgtaTCTTATAGGTAGTATCATACTATTCTAGGCAACCAAGCTATTTCGTGCAAAATAACGTGCTCAACAAAAGGGCGATTGAAGGCGATATCTTTTCATATTACTTCTGGACCGCTATCTATTTCCTACTGGccacaaatattttgactttgggtGTCAACGGACTCATCTATTGGACAGATGGGAGACTTTCTCGGTTACTCACAGAAAACCAACTTCTACGATCAGACAGTGTCCTTTTCAAACGGGATGGAACCATCGCCATTGGAACTGCCCAAGACCTACCTGTGGACCTGTCTCAAATCAATACCTTCACATATGTTAATCCCAAAGGTCGACGGAACGGAAAGCCATCAGTCGTTCATTTAAGCCGGGAAGGGGTNNNNNNNNNNNNNNNNNNNNNNNNNNNNNNNNNNNNAAACATTGCCGAATTTGTGGTCATAGATCGTCAAACCCGCCAGATTCGTTTCAAACTGAAAGACATTAAGAACGACAGCATTCCATTTCAACGTCAGAATCGCTTTGATCATGAAGAGCTCCATGTGAAAGGTGTGACCAGCCATTTTCACAAGGATCTAACTTTCCAATCCGATAAGGAGTTTTTACTCAATGGTGTGGAGGGAGTTTCTTTGCAAGCTCGATCATTTGAGGCCAAGTCCGCGGAT from Tigriopus californicus strain San Diego chromosome 1, Tcal_SD_v2.1, whole genome shotgun sequence includes the following:
- the LOC131882163 gene encoding uncharacterized protein LOC131882163 isoform X2 codes for the protein MLHFGPGQNYTCDGPVEPVDGIPVVKYTGFMENTDVSAKLQIEYFWSDAALWQGTAGLNRSMPVQARITGTGDFSGTHEGVETVDVTVSFSEYLAVEEDLDAFLPPRDIYCEKREATLKLPELPRAFHYNAELIYFFSNEDGSVREFIISPRQEWYDYAAKITRSDYKPVDPSNPNNPFDGATGFVSEVKDFTSGISYVTRLDSGECHLRKISSEQGSDITHNEDGTISMTDPFEYWNYDDLSFASNGVFDERGIRAEFYVSDLIPGQVIDGIQFNRTQIFALTTGLYLTEGGSELEFIVPVRIETYPMEEYWNLKTRLVYNIMGFEYFLPDFNTYDISACFEDKAMDHRLIRIGWSEEMDVKSGVKIIRDEIRTQASIGAQVSLIRIQNIEINLEKENKAIVAIFTLVDYPRDEFGEPSDDLPPEVTLPLSSAVENLRQYIQDDKFVIEIPVMEDKSGQVVSARADSNVFEAVDRADGNSNDGSKKRYSPGAMAGLAFGMLILGALLVVGVMRFYLKW
- the LOC131882163 gene encoding uncharacterized protein LOC131882163 isoform X1, translating into MLHFGPGQNYTCDGPVEPVDGIPVVKYTGFMENTDVSAKLQIEYFWSDAALWQGTAGLNRSMPVQARITGTGDFSGTHEGVETVDVTVSFSEYLAVEEDLDAFLPPRDIYCEKREATLKLPELPRAFHYNAELIYFFSNEDGSVREFIISPRQEWYDYAAKITRSDYKPVDPSNPNNPFDGATGFVSEVKDFTSGISYVTRLDSGECHLRKISSEQGSDITHNEDGTISMTDPFEYWNYDDLSFASNGVFDERGIRAEFYVSDLIPGQVIDGIQFNRTQIFALTTGLYLTEGGSELEFIVPVRIETYPMEEYWNLKTRLVYNIMGFEYFLPDFNTYDISACFEDKAMDHRLIRIGWSEEMDVKSGVKIIRDEIRTQASIGAQVSLIRIQNIEINLEKENKAIVAIFTLVDYPRDEFGEPSDDLPPEVTLPLSSAVENLRQYIQDDKFVIEIPVMEDKSGQVVSARADSNVFEAVDRADGNSNDGSKKRYSPGEMFGLAVGMIILGGLLGGMIYHFAFRKKQLPDLFNSSTSSIRGYDNPLKDVQDIS